The sequence below is a genomic window from Phycisphaerae bacterium.
ATGCCGGACATCTTGTAGCCGCCGAACGGCGCCCCCGCGTCGAAGACGTCGTAGCAGTTCACCCAGACCGTCCCCGCGCGGACGCTGTTCGAAATCCGCATAGCCTTCTCGATGTCCTTCGTCCACACCGCGGCGGCCAGGCCGTACACCGACTGGTTCGCCCGCTGCGTGACTTCCTCCACGTCCTTGAACGGCATCACGCACATGACCGGGCCGAAGATCTCTTCCTGCGCGATGGTCATCTCGTCTTTCACGCCCGTGAACACCGTCGGCTCGATGAAGTAGCCCTTGTCGCCCACGCGGCTGCCACCGACGGCGCGCTTGGCCCCCTCCTTGTTGCCCTTGTCGATGTAACTCATTACACGGTCGAACTGCTCGCGCGAGACCTGCGGGCCCTGGTGAGTCTTCATGTCGAACGGATCGCCTACGCGGCGGCTCTTGGCGATGCCGACGAGCTTCTCCACGAACTGATCGTGAATCTTGTCCTCGACGTACAGCCGCGACCCCGCGCAGCAGCACTGCCCCTGGTTGAAGAACAGGCCGAAATAGGCCCCCTGGATCGCCGCGTCCGCGTCGGCGTCGGCGAAAACGATGTTCGGGCTCTTGCCGCCGAGTTCGAGGCTGACGCGCTTCAGATTGCTCTTCGCCGCCGCCTCCATGATGAGGTGCCCGACTTCCGTCGAGCCGGTGAAGGCGACCTTGTCCACGTCCATGTGCTTGGCCAGCGCACCGCCTGCTCCCGGTCCCATGCCCGGCACGACGTTGATGACGCCCTGCGGGTACCCCGCCTCCAGGGCGAGCTGCGCAACAAACAGCGACGTCAGCGGCGTCTGCTCGGCGGGCTTGAGGATGACCGTGTTGCCCATCGACAGGGCCGGTCCCCACTTCCACGCCTGCATGAGCATCGGGAAGTTCCAGGGGATGATCTGTCCGCACACGCCGACCGGCTCGTGCCGCGTGTAGCAGAAGTACGGCCCGTTGATCGGGATCGTCTTGCCGTGGTTCTTATCAGCCCAGCCCGCATAGTACCGATAGCACGCGATCGTCAGCGGCAGGTCGGCGTTCAGCGAATCGCGCAGCGGCTTGCCGTTGTCCAGCGTCTCCAGCGCCGCCAGTTCGTCCTTGTGCTTCTCAATCAGGTCGGCCAGCTTGTACATCAGCCGCCCGCGCTCCGCCCCGCTCATCTTCGCCCACGGTCCGCTGTCAAAGGCCTTCCGCGCCGCCTTCACGGCCTTGTCGATGTCGGCGGCATCGCCCTCCGCGACCTGCGCGATCGTGTCGCCGGTCGCCGGGTTGATCGTCTCAAAGGTCTTGCCGCTCGCGGCATCGACCCATTGGCCGTCGATGAGACACTTGGTGTACTTGATCTTGACGTCCGGCTTGGCGGGGGCGGCGGTTGGCGTTGCGGTCGCGGTAGCCATGGTTTGGTCCTCCTGGCTTGATGGTGTCTGGACTTGTTGTGGACAAACGACGCCTCAGGCCCGGCTCGAAGGAGCCTGATTCGCAGGAGTAGGATAGGGATTCTCGAAGGGGCTGTCAAAAACCGCAAGCTGAATAAAGAGCGTTGTCAGCTTGGCCCCCAATAAGATTGCTGAGATAATCGCGGCATGAAAGGGCCGGAACACATTCTTTCCACGGCCGTTCCTCGCAAACGCGAAGGCGAACCGGGTGTGCTGAGGGCAGTCAAGATCGGCGAGCCGTCGTATCGGTTTGTATTCGTGGTCGTGGCCACCCTGATAGTCATCGTACTGATCGGCGTGCCGTTTAGGTGGCGCGCGACGTCGAAACAATGGATCGTCGTTGCAATCGCTGGGGGAGTTCTCTTTGTCGTATTCTTGCGTGTATGGGGATCGCTACTGCAGCGGCGCATCGCCAATGCAATTCGGCAATCAACTGACGAGAGCGCCGAGACCATCGTGCAAGGGTTCCTCAAGCGCGAATTCGCGTCGTCGACTTCCTATCCCACTGCCTGTCTGGAATTTGTGAAGGCTTTGGCATCGCGGGGTCGGATCGACGAAACCTTTCTCTTATTGTCCAAGACGCCTTGCCCGGAAATCGACCCTATCAACGAGTCTTTTGAGGCGAAGCTTTTGGATGAATCCGATGGTGCGTTTGAGGAACTGGATGCGGCGCTAAGCGGAAACGAAAAACGGATCGAGGAAACGGCCGAACGAATGCGCCAATCCCAAGGGGACACACTAAGCCTCCGACGGATCAAGAGAAACATGAAGATGAACGGGGGCCGATGGCTTGTGGGAGTCTATCTTTTTACCATTTTCGTCCAGATGATCGAATCCTGGCAACAAAAAAGAGTTACTGGCCTGTTCCTTCTACAAACGACCTATCTGCTATTGTTCCTACTCGTTCCCCACGGGATGACATGGTGGAAGCCGCAACAATGGTGGGCCGTACCCGGTGGGTTGGTCCATCGATGGTCGGGCCTCTTCGATCGCAAAAGCAAGGTCCACTTGTTCAACCGGCGCAACAGCGTCTTGTGCGTCTATGAGGGCTGGCGGCATACTTGGCTCCTCGCCGTCGCCGATCAAACCCAAAGCGCGATGCGATCCGCCACGGTCAGCGAAGTCAACTTTCTCTTGCACGCCTGGCTCAGTCCGCTCCATCCCCCGCCGGTCGAAAAGCTCGTCGACCTTCAATGACCATAATCGCCCCGCACCATCCCATAACGCCGCCATTTTCGTACTCGCACCTGATCCGCCCAGCACAATAGACTCCTCTAACGCGTGATTGAGCGACAATTCGCGGGTATACTCCCTTGGTCATGGAGCCTTCACCCCTTTCCTCCCTCAGCCCGCCTTTTGCGGCCCGCTTGGACGATCGCCGGTCCTCTCTTCTGGCCCGCTGGATCGGACCGCGCATCCCCGTCAGCAACAAGGCGCGTCTCGCCGCTGCGGCGACGGCCCTCGTCTGCAGCGCCGTCCTCACCATCGCGTCCCTCCTCACGCCCGACTCGCGCGGCTACGGAACTCACCAGCAGCTCGGCGGCAACGCCTTCGCCCCCTGCGGCACGATGCTCGTCACCGGCTATCCCTGCCCGACCTGCGGCATGACCACGGCCTTCGCCCACGTCATGCACGGTCATCCCATCGCCGCGCTCCTTGCCCAGCCGACGGGCATGTTGCTCTGCCTCGCCACGATCGCCGCCGTGGCCGTTTCGATTCGCATCGCCCTGACCGGCCGCGCGCCAACCGTGAACTGGCATCGTTTCGCCCCCGTGCCGGTCGCACTGGCGCTGTCCTTCTTTTTCATCGGCGGCTGGGCCTTTAAGGTCGTGCATGGCCTGCTGGCGGGCACGCTGCCGGTGCGATAAGGTACAAGAATGACGAATAGCGAATGGCGAATAGCGAGTGACGGAAACGACGATGCCCACTCCCTTTTTCGCTATTCGCTATTCGCTATTCGCAATTATCCGTGCTTAGCGCTTCTCGCCATCCTGCCCTTCCTGCTCAACTGTCAAGCGATGTATTTCTTGACGACCACGGAAACCAAGACCGTCCAGGCCGAATATGCCAAGATCGGCCATCGAAAGGTC
It includes:
- a CDS encoding aldehyde dehydrogenase family protein, with the translated sequence MATATATPTAAPAKPDVKIKYTKCLIDGQWVDAASGKTFETINPATGDTIAQVAEGDAADIDKAVKAARKAFDSGPWAKMSGAERGRLMYKLADLIEKHKDELAALETLDNGKPLRDSLNADLPLTIACYRYYAGWADKNHGKTIPINGPYFCYTRHEPVGVCGQIIPWNFPMLMQAWKWGPALSMGNTVILKPAEQTPLTSLFVAQLALEAGYPQGVINVVPGMGPGAGGALAKHMDVDKVAFTGSTEVGHLIMEAAAKSNLKRVSLELGGKSPNIVFADADADAAIQGAYFGLFFNQGQCCCAGSRLYVEDKIHDQFVEKLVGIAKSRRVGDPFDMKTHQGPQVSREQFDRVMSYIDKGNKEGAKRAVGGSRVGDKGYFIEPTVFTGVKDEMTIAQEEIFGPVMCVMPFKDVEEVTQRANQSVYGLAAAVWTKDIEKAMRISNSVRAGTVWVNCYDVFDAGAPFGGYKMSGIGRELGEYGLQHYTEVKTVTVKI
- a CDS encoding DUF2752 domain-containing protein; this translates as MEPSPLSSLSPPFAARLDDRRSSLLARWIGPRIPVSNKARLAAAATALVCSAVLTIASLLTPDSRGYGTHQQLGGNAFAPCGTMLVTGYPCPTCGMTTAFAHVMHGHPIAALLAQPTGMLLCLATIAAVAVSIRIALTGRAPTVNWHRFAPVPVALALSFFFIGGWAFKVVHGLLAGTLPVR